Proteins encoded together in one Catellatospora citrea window:
- a CDS encoding AAA domain-containing protein — MTVSDSAPQLPQPSHVALATRRWADALVDDSGRNQLAYYRDLRAGTLRLDEARPEAVTVLTAGRTVTLRQLFPDDVAHADAMRRARTIRTRMRTLAEERGVDVGYLASGIASWWEADRTPRSPVLLHRLTVRTTSAAETDFALTLDPEPTVNPVLLFKLFKEHRLDLDPETLLDALPEGPYDPAPLFEQLAKAAQDVRGFTVSPELLVGTFLYEKLPMVADITEHGELLESSEVIAALAGDPRALSELYATAPVEADAPDRLPPADEFLVLDADSSQSYAVNAAVAGHHLVVKGPPGTGKSQTIANMIMALAARGRTALFVAEKRAAIDAVLDRLHQVGLDDLVQNLHGDQSSRRELARALDSRLQRARHETRPTTEDTDRSLVDARAALSAHHAALHTKHDPWGLSMFELQSRLLGISPADMTPQRWSGDDLARLDAPTAARLRAAVTELAQLGAFDAEPGPGPWVRSTIPDRAAAQSAYALAGQAATTLAPARRQLTALAAQLGLSVPGTLGSAQKMAVLLAEVDATLRRLRPEAYGADLAAWATASATGPERGTMGFWQRRKVLKQIREHWLAPGRPSTVELHEVAVAAADQLARWRVVSRDGQPPRTSPSAAASLAVFAEFTGALEALRGYVPIDNDDLGLLQPELDRLAGDQADLLRTARRNELAASLVQWRARRLLDELAARGVGGDTTRAGAAFDHAWLSSVLEHVRFTDEHLSTFHGAALHAAVTEFHTADAAHITAAAQRVRHLAARNLMAVLDEFPEQQQLVRREAAKKARHLPVRRLFEQAPDALTALKPCWAMSPLLVSQVLPARVLFDVVIFDEASQVEPVDGVPAIMRGRQVVVAGDEHQLPPTNFFQRADGDADTPDDGTALGDDVESLLQAFAHTLPLPQVRHLAWHYRSRDERLIAFSDRHVYSPNGNALTTFPGADAGDCISHVLVTGEADPDASAESGSAEVRRVVDLILAHAAQRPAESLGVITMGITHAERVDAALRRALATRPELEPYFSEHGHEPFFVKNIERVQGDERDAVILTVGYPKGLDGRMLYRFGPLNTKGGHRRLNVAITRARRRMTVVSSFTHLDMDPQRLRAEGAVMLRDFLAYASSGGRRESLAAVTAPALNPFEADVLAKLTAAGIPLVVQHGVGGHRIDFAATHPDDPERLVLAIEADGASYHASPTVRDRDRLRQQHLERLGWRFHRIWSTDWMRQREVEIAKARAVYDLAVSESAGLPVDTVAEGVTLRLPSATARRAPKPELPPATQITEVPRQTLVDLIRWIESDGLNRTEDEVVAEATTQLGFTRRGPRITEALRQARREAVGAEPTS; from the coding sequence GTGACCGTGTCCGACAGTGCCCCGCAGTTGCCGCAGCCGTCCCATGTCGCGCTCGCCACCAGGCGGTGGGCAGATGCGCTGGTGGACGACTCGGGGCGGAACCAGCTGGCGTACTACCGCGATCTGCGGGCCGGGACGTTGCGGCTCGACGAGGCGCGGCCGGAGGCGGTGACCGTGCTGACCGCGGGGCGCACCGTCACGCTGCGTCAGTTGTTTCCGGACGACGTCGCCCATGCCGATGCCATGCGGCGCGCGCGGACGATCCGGACCCGGATGCGCACGCTGGCCGAGGAGCGCGGGGTCGACGTCGGTTACCTGGCGAGCGGGATCGCGAGCTGGTGGGAGGCCGACCGCACGCCGCGCTCGCCCGTGCTGCTGCACCGGCTGACCGTGCGCACCACGTCGGCCGCGGAGACCGACTTCGCGCTGACGCTCGATCCGGAGCCGACGGTCAACCCGGTGCTGCTGTTCAAACTGTTCAAGGAGCACCGGCTCGACCTCGACCCGGAGACGCTGCTCGACGCGCTGCCGGAGGGCCCTTACGATCCCGCGCCGCTGTTCGAGCAGCTGGCCAAGGCGGCGCAGGACGTGCGCGGCTTCACGGTCAGCCCCGAGCTGCTGGTGGGCACGTTCCTCTACGAGAAGCTGCCCATGGTCGCCGACATCACCGAGCACGGCGAGCTGCTGGAGAGCAGCGAGGTCATCGCCGCGCTGGCGGGCGACCCGCGGGCGCTGAGCGAGCTGTACGCCACCGCGCCGGTCGAGGCCGACGCGCCGGACCGGCTGCCCCCGGCTGACGAGTTCCTGGTGCTGGACGCCGATTCGTCGCAGAGCTACGCGGTCAACGCCGCGGTCGCCGGGCACCACCTGGTGGTCAAGGGTCCGCCGGGGACGGGCAAGAGCCAGACCATCGCCAACATGATCATGGCGTTGGCCGCGCGGGGGCGCACGGCGCTGTTCGTGGCGGAGAAGCGCGCCGCCATCGACGCGGTGCTGGACCGGTTGCACCAGGTCGGCCTCGACGACCTCGTGCAGAACCTGCACGGCGACCAGAGCAGCCGCCGGGAGCTGGCGCGAGCGCTGGACTCGCGGCTGCAGCGGGCGCGCCACGAGACCCGGCCGACCACCGAGGACACCGACCGCAGCCTGGTCGACGCGCGCGCCGCGCTGTCGGCCCACCACGCCGCCCTGCACACGAAGCACGATCCGTGGGGCCTGTCCATGTTCGAGCTGCAGTCGCGGCTGCTGGGCATCAGTCCCGCGGACATGACCCCGCAGCGCTGGTCCGGCGACGACCTGGCCCGCCTCGACGCGCCGACCGCGGCGCGCCTGCGCGCCGCGGTGACGGAGCTGGCGCAGCTCGGCGCGTTCGACGCCGAGCCCGGCCCGGGGCCGTGGGTGCGCTCGACGATCCCCGATCGCGCGGCCGCGCAGTCGGCGTACGCGCTGGCCGGGCAGGCCGCGACCACGCTGGCCCCGGCCCGCCGGCAGCTCACCGCGCTGGCCGCGCAACTGGGCCTGTCCGTGCCGGGCACGCTGGGTTCGGCGCAGAAGATGGCCGTGCTGCTGGCCGAGGTCGACGCCACGCTGCGCCGGCTGCGGCCGGAGGCGTACGGCGCCGACCTCGCCGCCTGGGCGACCGCGTCGGCGACCGGCCCCGAGCGCGGCACCATGGGCTTCTGGCAGCGCCGCAAGGTGCTCAAGCAGATCCGGGAGCACTGGCTCGCGCCAGGCCGGCCGAGCACCGTCGAGTTGCACGAGGTCGCCGTCGCCGCGGCCGACCAGCTGGCCCGCTGGCGCGTGGTGAGCCGCGACGGGCAGCCGCCGCGCACCAGTCCGTCGGCCGCCGCCTCGCTGGCGGTGTTCGCCGAGTTCACCGGAGCGCTGGAGGCGCTGCGCGGGTACGTGCCGATCGACAACGACGACCTGGGGCTGCTGCAGCCGGAGCTGGACCGGCTCGCCGGCGACCAGGCCGACCTGCTGCGCACCGCGCGTCGCAACGAGCTGGCCGCGTCCCTGGTCCAATGGCGGGCCCGGCGGCTGCTCGACGAACTGGCGGCCCGCGGCGTCGGCGGCGACACCACCAGGGCCGGGGCCGCGTTCGACCACGCGTGGCTCAGCTCGGTGCTGGAGCACGTGCGCTTCACCGACGAGCACCTGTCGACGTTCCACGGCGCGGCCCTGCACGCGGCGGTGACCGAGTTCCACACCGCCGACGCCGCGCACATCACCGCGGCCGCGCAGCGGGTGCGGCACCTGGCCGCCCGCAACCTGATGGCGGTGCTGGACGAGTTCCCCGAGCAGCAGCAGCTGGTGCGCCGCGAGGCCGCGAAGAAGGCCCGGCACCTGCCGGTGCGGCGGCTGTTCGAGCAGGCGCCGGACGCGCTGACCGCGCTCAAGCCGTGCTGGGCGATGAGCCCGCTGCTGGTCAGCCAGGTGCTGCCGGCCCGGGTGCTGTTCGACGTGGTCATCTTCGACGAGGCCAGCCAGGTCGAGCCGGTCGACGGCGTGCCCGCCATCATGCGCGGCCGCCAGGTCGTGGTGGCCGGCGACGAGCACCAGCTGCCGCCGACCAACTTCTTCCAGCGCGCCGACGGCGACGCCGACACCCCCGACGACGGCACCGCGCTCGGCGACGACGTCGAGTCGCTGCTGCAGGCGTTCGCGCACACCCTGCCGCTGCCGCAGGTGCGGCACCTGGCCTGGCACTACCGCAGCCGCGACGAGCGGCTCATCGCGTTCTCCGACCGGCACGTGTACAGCCCGAACGGCAACGCGCTGACCACGTTCCCGGGCGCGGACGCCGGGGACTGCATCAGCCACGTGCTGGTCACCGGCGAGGCCGACCCGGACGCGTCGGCCGAGAGCGGCAGTGCCGAGGTGCGCCGGGTGGTGGACCTGATCCTCGCCCACGCCGCACAGCGGCCCGCCGAGTCGCTCGGCGTCATCACCATGGGCATCACCCACGCCGAGCGGGTCGACGCCGCGCTGCGCCGCGCGCTGGCCACCCGCCCGGAGCTGGAGCCGTACTTCTCCGAGCACGGGCACGAGCCGTTCTTCGTGAAGAACATCGAGCGGGTGCAGGGCGACGAGCGCGACGCGGTGATCCTGACGGTCGGCTACCCGAAGGGCCTGGACGGGCGGATGCTGTACCGGTTCGGGCCACTGAACACCAAGGGCGGCCACCGGCGGCTCAACGTGGCGATCACGCGGGCCCGCCGCCGGATGACCGTGGTCAGCTCGTTCACCCACCTGGACATGGACCCGCAGCGGCTGCGGGCCGAGGGCGCGGTGATGCTGCGCGACTTCCTGGCGTACGCCTCCTCCGGCGGCCGCCGCGAGTCCCTGGCCGCCGTCACCGCACCCGCGCTGAACCCGTTCGAGGCCGACGTGCTGGCCAAGCTCACCGCGGCGGGCATTCCGCTGGTGGTGCAGCACGGCGTCGGCGGGCACCGCATCGACTTCGCCGCCACCCACCCGGACGACCCGGAGCGGCTGGTGCTGGCGATCGAGGCCGACGGTGCGTCGTACCACGCCTCGCCGACCGTGCGCGACCGCGACCGGCTGCGCCAGCAGCACCTGGAGCGGCTGGGCTGGCGCTTCCACCGAATCTGGTCCACCGACTGGATGCGCCAGCGCGAGGTGGAGATCGCCAAGGCGCGGGCCGTGTACGACCTCGCGGTGTCGGAGTCGGCCGGGCTGCCGGTCGACACCGTGGCCGAGGGCGTCACCCTGCGGCTGCCGTCGGCGACCGCGCGCCGCGCCCCGAAGCCCGAGCTGCCGCCGGCCACGCAGATCACCGAGGTGCCGCGGCAGACGCTGGTGGACCTGATCCGCTGGATCGAGAGCGACGGCCTCAACCGCACCGAGGACGAGGTCGTCGCCGAGGCCACCACGCAGCTGGGCTTCACCCGCCGCGGCCCGCGCATCACCGAGGCGCTGCGCCAGGCCCGGCGCGAGGCGGTGGGCGCCGAGCCTACTTCTTGA
- a CDS encoding TetR/AcrR family transcriptional regulator translates to MGEQGVEARRREILTAALALADERGLDALSMRAVAARVGVTPMALYPYVGNKDALLDGLVDLLLAELLPAAGTPGAWDARLRAIAHAGRALAHRHPAAYPLLLSRPAVTPDAVRLVDALYRALLDAGVPAAQVPRLERLVSTYVLGYAIGEITGRFAPADPRRHARATAAGGAAPAHQELSGVLAQPPDWDAEFTAGLDDLLHVITRSAR, encoded by the coding sequence ATGGGTGAGCAGGGTGTCGAGGCCCGGCGGCGGGAGATCCTGACCGCCGCGCTGGCGCTGGCCGACGAGCGAGGCCTGGACGCGCTGTCCATGCGCGCGGTCGCGGCCCGGGTCGGGGTGACGCCGATGGCGCTGTACCCGTACGTCGGCAACAAGGACGCGCTGCTCGACGGACTGGTCGACCTGCTGCTGGCCGAACTGCTGCCCGCGGCGGGCACTCCCGGCGCGTGGGACGCGCGGCTGCGCGCCATCGCCCACGCCGGTCGCGCGCTCGCCCACCGGCACCCGGCCGCGTATCCCCTGCTGCTGTCCCGGCCCGCGGTCACGCCCGACGCGGTGCGCCTGGTCGACGCCCTCTACCGGGCGCTGCTGGACGCGGGCGTGCCGGCGGCGCAGGTGCCGCGGCTGGAGCGGCTGGTCTCGACCTACGTGCTCGGCTACGCGATCGGCGAGATCACCGGCCGCTTCGCGCCGGCCGACCCGCGCCGGCACGCACGGGCCACCGCCGCGGGCGGCGCCGCGCCCGCGCATCAGGAGCTTTCGGGGGTACTGGCACAGCCGCCCGACTGGGACGCCGAGTTCACCGCCGGCCTCGACGACCTGCTGCACGTCATCACGCGCTCTGCTCGCTGA
- a CDS encoding ABC transporter ATP-binding protein, translating into MLHASGLRKAYGPVTALDGFDLAVAPGEICGLIGHNGAGKSTFVEVVTGLTRPDAGVVTVGGLPPARARHLVGLAPQEIALYLSVTVEHNLRLFGALAGLRGRGLRHAIDDTAQALGLTDVLRRPVGLLSGGQRRRAQAATALLHRPALLVLDEPTTGADPGTRAALLHLVRSHAAAGAAVLYTTHYLPELVDLGATLAVCRAGRVIARGSQDELRAGHDTLDDLYHALAVDHA; encoded by the coding sequence ATGCTGCACGCGTCCGGCCTGCGCAAGGCGTACGGCCCGGTCACCGCCCTGGACGGCTTCGACCTCGCCGTCGCGCCCGGCGAGATCTGCGGCCTGATCGGCCACAACGGCGCGGGCAAGAGCACCTTCGTGGAGGTCGTCACCGGCCTGACCCGTCCGGACGCAGGCGTCGTCACCGTCGGCGGCCTGCCACCGGCCCGCGCCCGCCACCTCGTCGGCCTCGCCCCGCAGGAGATCGCGCTCTACCTGTCCGTCACCGTCGAGCACAACCTGCGCCTGTTCGGCGCGCTCGCCGGGCTGCGCGGGCGCGGCCTGCGCCACGCGATCGACGACACCGCGCAGGCGCTCGGCCTGACCGACGTGCTCCGGCGGCCCGTCGGCCTGCTCTCCGGCGGGCAGCGCCGGCGCGCCCAGGCCGCGACCGCGCTGCTGCACCGGCCCGCGCTGCTGGTGCTCGACGAGCCGACCACCGGTGCCGACCCCGGCACCCGAGCCGCACTCCTGCACCTGGTGCGGTCCCACGCCGCCGCCGGCGCCGCGGTGCTCTACACCACCCACTACCTGCCCGAACTGGTCGACCTCGGGGCCACGCTCGCGGTCTGCCGGGCCGGGCGGGTCATCGCCCGCGGCAGCCAGGACGAGCTGCGGGCCGGGCATGACACCCTCGACGACCTCTACCACGCCCTGGCGGTCGACCATGCGTAG
- a CDS encoding ABC transporter permease — protein MRSLALIRLNLALLAAEPGAVISRIGMPLVMITVLRPLYRAAIGDQGTTHAVTGMLVLFSLLGLSIVGGSLLTERSWHTLDRLRATPASPGQILTGKAVALGGVLLAQQAVVLGYGVVALGLRVARPDLLALAALAWAVTLLLLGAAAAMTVRSHSELGAVNDLGALLLSTLGGAMVPLSLLPGWAQTIAPASPGYWALQALGGAATGDPSAVLHGVGVLLLVALAAGLYAAWRMNRGWGRSRLL, from the coding sequence ATGCGTAGCCTCGCCCTCATCCGGCTCAACCTGGCCCTGCTGGCGGCCGAGCCCGGCGCGGTGATCAGCCGCATCGGCATGCCGCTCGTGATGATCACCGTGTTGCGCCCGCTCTACCGCGCCGCCATCGGCGACCAGGGCACCACCCACGCGGTCACCGGCATGCTGGTGCTGTTCTCGCTGCTGGGCCTGTCCATCGTCGGCGGCTCGCTGCTCACCGAACGCTCCTGGCACACCCTGGACCGGCTGCGGGCCACCCCCGCGTCGCCGGGGCAGATCCTGACCGGCAAGGCGGTCGCGCTCGGCGGCGTGCTGCTGGCGCAGCAGGCGGTGGTGCTCGGGTACGGCGTGGTCGCGCTCGGGCTGCGGGTGGCCCGCCCGGACCTGCTGGCCCTGGCGGCCCTGGCCTGGGCGGTGACGCTCCTGCTGCTCGGCGCTGCCGCGGCGATGACGGTACGCAGCCACAGCGAGCTCGGCGCCGTCAACGACCTCGGCGCGCTGCTGCTGTCCACGCTCGGCGGCGCGATGGTGCCGCTGTCGCTGCTGCCCGGGTGGGCGCAGACGATCGCGCCCGCGTCCCCCGGTTACTGGGCGCTGCAGGCGCTCGGCGGCGCGGCGACCGGCGACCCGTCCGCCGTGCTGCACGGCGTCGGCGTGCTGCTGCTCGTCGCGCTCGCCGCAGGCCTGTACGCCGCCTGGCGCATGAACCGCGGCTGGGGCCGCAGCCGCCTGCTCTGA
- a CDS encoding DUF5925 domain-containing protein: protein MGTLPQLSTNLTLDDSDTPRDVVDAMILAPFSTGEQPYAHTARLPRVRKDANLLPEEGRVLRVATDDGLRSHLAAGDGWTLRAARWRGGVAEVTVTATTEELALRILDAATRNAREDHVERADTVPMGFWHHSAKRGAQRSTRPITTPSWDAIRDNYSADVAGSLERLMTLTPDSISGRLLLLHGVPGTGKTTALRALARAWSSWCQVDCVLDPEHLFHDSSYLMEVAIGDDEQEERRWRLLLVEDCDELISSAAKASSGQALSRLLNLTDGLLAQGRDVLVGLTTNEPLNKLHPAVVRPGRCLAQIEVGPLPFAQASAWLGSTAGLSSSGATLAELFAIQRGDRDLVQLTPEPSTGCYL, encoded by the coding sequence ATGGGCACTCTGCCACAGCTGTCGACCAACCTCACCCTTGATGACTCCGACACTCCTCGGGACGTCGTCGACGCGATGATCCTCGCCCCGTTCAGCACGGGCGAGCAGCCGTACGCCCACACCGCCCGCCTGCCCCGCGTCCGCAAGGACGCCAACCTGCTGCCGGAGGAGGGGCGGGTGCTGCGCGTGGCCACCGACGACGGCCTGCGCAGCCACCTCGCCGCGGGCGACGGCTGGACGCTGCGCGCCGCACGCTGGCGCGGCGGCGTCGCCGAGGTCACCGTCACCGCGACCACCGAGGAGCTGGCGCTGCGCATCCTCGACGCCGCCACGCGCAACGCGCGCGAGGACCACGTCGAGCGCGCCGACACGGTGCCGATGGGCTTCTGGCACCACTCGGCCAAGCGCGGCGCGCAGCGCAGCACCCGGCCGATCACCACACCGTCGTGGGACGCGATCCGGGACAACTACTCCGCCGACGTCGCGGGCTCGCTGGAACGCCTGATGACGCTCACGCCCGACTCGATCAGCGGCCGCCTGCTGCTGCTGCACGGCGTGCCCGGCACCGGCAAGACCACCGCGCTGCGCGCGCTCGCGCGGGCGTGGTCGTCGTGGTGCCAGGTCGACTGCGTGCTCGACCCGGAGCACCTGTTCCACGACTCCAGCTACCTGATGGAGGTCGCCATCGGCGACGACGAGCAGGAGGAGCGGCGCTGGCGGCTGCTGCTGGTCGAGGACTGCGACGAGCTGATCTCCTCGGCCGCGAAGGCGTCCAGCGGCCAGGCGCTGTCGCGCCTGCTGAACCTGACCGACGGCCTGCTCGCGCAGGGCCGTGACGTGCTCGTCGGGCTCACTACCAACGAACCGCTCAACAAGCTGCACCCGGCCGTGGTGCGCCCGGGCCGCTGCCTGGCCCAGATCGAGGTCGGCCCGCTGCCCTTCGCCCAGGCGAGCGCCTGGCTGGGCAGCACGGCGGGCCTCAGCTCGTCCGGCGCCACGCTGGCGGAGCTGTTCGCCATCCAGCGCGGCGACCGCGACCTGGTCCAGCTCACACCCGAACCGTCCACCGGCTGCTACCTCTGA
- a CDS encoding PhoX family protein has translation MMVIKRRSLLGGAAVAGGLFAAGPFSGFLARQSAPPQPPSRIKLAPTADLRDGVARLWVPEGFAYRSFHDTEWPVVLDDGSRLPGSHDGMGAFQAPGGNTILVRNHEVKVTGSAFGPGNVTYDPAAGGGATTIEVTRYGEVVRSHTSLSGTHTNCCGGRMPWGTWISCEETVHGPDVAGLGNYQLRERHGFIFEVPAQGTVEPRPIMAAGRFAHESVAYDPAGGALYLTEDNFAFASCFYRYLPPRAPDPLRTDGRGIADGGRLQALAVKGRPRLDLAGAQEPGAVFPVTWVDIDDPAPSFPYTAGVPAPTSEHKALRHVGDQGRDGGAALFSRLEGSTFRQGVVFFTSTQGGGRPEKDDGPFDSGYGNGHGQIWAYHCAEQVLRLVYQAPAVDGLDFPDNITTSPNGTLILCEDGANNNYVRGLTRHGQVLDIALNRLTNRAGVSREADEFAGCAFSPDGHTLFVNVLAIHGMTFAIWGPWAKLGI, from the coding sequence ATGATGGTGATCAAACGGCGTTCGCTGCTCGGCGGTGCGGCCGTGGCGGGCGGGCTGTTCGCCGCCGGTCCCTTCAGCGGCTTCCTGGCCCGCCAGAGCGCACCGCCGCAGCCGCCGTCACGGATCAAGCTCGCGCCGACCGCCGACCTGCGCGACGGTGTGGCGCGGCTGTGGGTGCCCGAGGGCTTCGCCTACCGCTCCTTTCACGACACGGAGTGGCCGGTGGTGCTGGACGACGGCTCCCGGCTGCCGGGCAGCCACGACGGCATGGGCGCGTTCCAGGCGCCGGGCGGCAACACGATCCTGGTGCGCAACCACGAGGTCAAGGTCACCGGGTCGGCGTTCGGGCCGGGCAACGTCACGTACGACCCGGCGGCCGGTGGCGGCGCGACCACGATCGAGGTGACCCGGTACGGCGAGGTGGTGCGCTCGCACACCAGCCTGAGCGGCACGCACACCAACTGCTGCGGCGGGCGCATGCCGTGGGGCACGTGGATCAGCTGCGAGGAGACCGTGCACGGCCCGGACGTGGCCGGGCTGGGCAACTACCAGCTGCGGGAGCGGCACGGCTTCATCTTCGAGGTGCCCGCGCAGGGCACCGTCGAGCCACGGCCGATCATGGCGGCGGGCCGCTTCGCGCACGAGTCGGTGGCGTACGACCCCGCCGGCGGCGCGCTCTACCTGACCGAGGACAACTTCGCCTTCGCCAGCTGCTTCTACCGCTACCTGCCGCCGCGGGCGCCGGACCCGCTGCGCACCGACGGGCGCGGCATCGCCGACGGGGGCCGGTTGCAGGCGCTGGCGGTCAAGGGCCGCCCCCGCCTGGACCTCGCCGGCGCGCAGGAGCCCGGCGCGGTCTTCCCGGTCACCTGGGTCGACATCGACGATCCGGCGCCGAGCTTCCCGTACACCGCGGGCGTGCCCGCGCCGACGAGCGAGCACAAGGCGCTGCGCCACGTGGGCGACCAGGGCCGCGACGGCGGGGCGGCGCTGTTCTCGCGCCTGGAGGGCTCGACCTTCCGGCAGGGCGTCGTCTTCTTCACCTCCACGCAGGGCGGCGGCCGGCCGGAGAAGGACGACGGGCCCTTCGACAGCGGCTACGGCAACGGCCACGGCCAGATCTGGGCCTACCACTGCGCGGAGCAGGTGCTCCGGCTGGTCTACCAGGCCCCCGCCGTCGACGGACTGGACTTCCCGGACAACATCACCACCAGCCCCAACGGCACGCTCATCCTGTGCGAGGACGGCGCGAACAACAACTACGTGCGCGGGCTCACCCGGCACGGGCAGGTGCTCGACATCGCGCTCAACCGGCTCACCAACCGCGCCGGGGTGTCCCGCGAGGCCGACGAGTTCGCCGGCTGCGCGTTCAGCCCGGACGGGCACACGCTGTTCGTGAACGTGCTGGCCATACACGGGATGACGTTCGCGATCTGGGGGCCGTGGGCGAAACTCGGGATCTGA
- a CDS encoding MazG-like family protein, whose translation MDETSRRAVDAAVRWLDTHHGNGPQQQTMRILKVTEEAGEAASAWIGVQGQNPRKGVTHTPREVADELADVALASFVAIRSLGFDPAEVLAAKAAKVLDRMAAHGGTSAVVDA comes from the coding sequence GTGGACGAGACGAGCCGGCGGGCGGTGGACGCGGCGGTGCGGTGGCTGGACACGCACCACGGCAACGGACCGCAGCAGCAGACCATGCGCATCCTCAAGGTGACCGAGGAGGCGGGCGAGGCGGCCAGCGCCTGGATCGGCGTGCAGGGCCAGAACCCCCGCAAGGGCGTCACGCACACCCCCCGCGAGGTCGCCGACGAGCTCGCCGACGTGGCGCTGGCGTCGTTCGTGGCGATCCGGAGCCTGGGTTTCGACCCGGCGGAGGTGCTGGCGGCCAAGGCCGCCAAGGTGCTCGACCGGATGGCCGCGCACGGAGGGACCTCCGCCGTCGTCGATGCGTGA
- a CDS encoding DNA polymerase III subunit beta — MSLDVTVGTGPLAEAAAQLLRLLPVRAHQPALAGVLLRADAEGLELAASDGEAWARVRVNATAHTDGEAAVSRRALADTLATLDAPQLRLCTEGARLAVRTDRARFALPRLDLDSFPRPPQAPAAVGVLAGADWRAAAAVAGAASREDALPLFTAVRMRSAGAVVSMLATDRFRLAAARPAWSPEPGAELDVLVPAALVAELGRQAGRSAEVRLHAEEGRFALSWLGWTVGTTSLAVAFPDRQLDQLLTAQAEATVRVDADELAAAVGRAAHYAGPRGAVTLELGDGELCVRGSDPLSGESSETLKADLLGDRLTRQYQARYLLDALRPFAGRQARLEIQSALRPTAFTAASPEPGVDLRYLVVPLRPADTTHHA, encoded by the coding sequence ATGTCGTTGGATGTGACGGTCGGGACGGGTCCGCTGGCCGAGGCGGCGGCGCAGTTGCTGCGGCTGCTGCCGGTGCGGGCGCACCAGCCGGCGCTGGCCGGGGTGCTGCTGCGGGCCGACGCCGAAGGGCTGGAGCTGGCCGCGTCCGACGGCGAGGCGTGGGCGCGGGTGCGGGTGAACGCCACCGCGCACACCGACGGCGAGGCGGCGGTGTCGCGGCGCGCGCTGGCCGACACCCTGGCCACGCTCGACGCCCCGCAGCTGCGGCTGTGCACCGAGGGCGCGCGGCTGGCGGTGCGCACCGACCGGGCCCGCTTCGCGCTGCCCCGGCTCGACCTCGACAGCTTCCCCCGGCCGCCGCAGGCGCCCGCGGCGGTGGGCGTGCTCGCCGGCGCGGACTGGCGGGCCGCCGCCGCGGTGGCCGGCGCCGCCTCCCGCGAGGACGCGCTGCCGCTGTTCACCGCGGTGCGCATGCGCTCGGCGGGCGCGGTCGTCTCGATGCTGGCCACCGACCGCTTCCGGCTCGCCGCGGCACGGCCGGCCTGGTCGCCGGAGCCCGGGGCGGAGCTGGACGTGCTGGTCCCGGCGGCGCTGGTGGCCGAGCTGGGCCGCCAGGCGGGCCGGTCGGCCGAGGTGCGGCTGCACGCCGAGGAGGGCCGGTTCGCGCTGTCCTGGCTCGGCTGGACGGTCGGCACGACCTCTCTGGCGGTGGCCTTCCCCGACCGCCAGCTCGACCAGCTGCTGACGGCGCAGGCAGAGGCGACGGTCCGAGTGGACGCCGACGAGCTGGCCGCCGCGGTCGGCCGCGCGGCACACTACGCCGGGCCGCGCGGCGCGGTCACCCTCGAACTCGGCGACGGCGAGCTGTGCGTGCGGGGCAGCGACCCCCTGTCCGGGGAGTCGTCCGAGACGCTCAAGGCCGACCTGCTGGGCGACCGGCTGACCCGGCAGTATCAGGCCCGCTACCTGCTCGACGCGCTGCGCCCGTTCGCGGGACGCCAGGCGCGCCTGGAGATCCAGTCCGCACTGCGGCCCACCGCGTTCACCGCCGCGTCACCCGAGCCGGGCGTCGACCTGCGCTACCTCGTCGTGCCCCTGCGCCCAGCGGACACGACCCACCACGCCTGA
- a CDS encoding NUDIX hydrolase has translation MASPHDRFPLLFAPQRWEWAGVDCRFSTTAPEDRLVTNVHVVGFAGDRIVLCRDARDVWFLPGGTREPDESVTACAARELREEAGAVLRGPLHVIGAHHAVSDLPAPYRPHQPHPEKAWLWCFAEVSIEGAPDNPDDGETVLEVRAHPLDEARRLLLTDGPWYPELLTLATEQRAAGTAPPL, from the coding sequence GTGGCATCCCCTCATGACCGTTTTCCGCTGCTGTTCGCCCCGCAGCGCTGGGAGTGGGCCGGCGTCGACTGCCGGTTCTCCACCACCGCGCCCGAGGACCGACTCGTCACCAACGTGCACGTCGTCGGCTTCGCCGGGGACCGGATCGTGCTCTGCCGGGACGCCCGCGACGTGTGGTTCCTGCCCGGCGGCACCCGCGAGCCCGACGAGAGCGTCACCGCGTGTGCGGCCCGCGAGCTGCGTGAGGAGGCCGGCGCGGTGCTGCGCGGCCCGCTGCACGTCATCGGCGCGCACCACGCGGTGTCCGACCTGCCCGCGCCGTACCGGCCGCACCAGCCGCACCCGGAGAAGGCCTGGCTGTGGTGCTTCGCCGAGGTGAGCATCGAGGGCGCCCCCGACAACCCCGACGACGGCGAGACCGTCCTGGAGGTACGCGCCCACCCCCTCGACGAGGCCCGCCGCCTCCTCCTCACCGACGGCCCCTGGTACCCCGAACTGCTCACCCTCGCCACCGAACAACGCGCCGCCGGCACCGCCCCGCCGCTGTGA